A window of Melopsittacus undulatus isolate bMelUnd1 chromosome 10, bMelUnd1.mat.Z, whole genome shotgun sequence genomic DNA:
ATACTGCATATTGTTTGCATTTAAGACAACAGCCCAGTGGCTCAGCTGTCAGCAGTGTCAAGTCCCACTGCCTTTGCTACAGACAGCAGCCGGCTACCTACCTGGTGTGAATAAATAGGCACAAGCAAGCCCTTGGGAATAAACTGTTTATTCTTGGAGCTGCCCAGGGCCATCTCTTTGGGTCCCCATCCACTTCCCTCTGTAATGAGTTGGGCTGCAGGGGCTCCTACAGCCTGCGTGGGGCTCTTGGCATGTgcttacttttcttctttaacaTCTCCTTCACAGTTTCCAGAACTTCAAGGACAACGGCTCTGACATACTCGAtctctgcatcctgctgctcagctctggaGACAGTAGCCGGGCTTTGCATGGACGTTGCCTCGCTTGCTCCTGGGATCTGCTGTTGCAGCGGTCGGGGTGATCCTGGCCTTGACACATCCTGACAGTTCAGGCACTTGTAAAATGAACAGCATCCTACAAAGGATGACAAGATGGAGCTAACATTGTCAACAGCCTCTACTGTCATTCCATCAATGCAAGTCTGCAAAGATGCtctgctggaggctgctggtTCTTCTCCAGATTTGCTCACTACGGAGGCTCTTCTGGCACCTGGCCCACTGGATGCCAAATGCTCCAACAAGGTCTCCAACACTGCTGTCACAATCTCCTGAGCCACCAGTCTAGTTTTGTCCTGGAGATCCATGTAAACCTGCAAAAGCTCTGCCTGACTGGACACGGCAAACAACCTTCCTTTGACCCTATAGGGAGCCTTCCCTGAGGCATGGTGGGACTGATCCTGCGCCATCACTGTCTTGACCTTGTCCTCAGCCAAGTCTCGaagctcctcctcttcttcagtCAGTGAAACCTGCAGCTGGGATATGTTCTCAGGCGCTGCTTCTCTGGCACACTCAGAAGGCTAAAATGAGGAGCAGATAATGAGTGAATGTGTTCCTTTgccttggtttgctttcctcttcctcctcacaaGACCCCTGCCCAGACAAAGTCTCAGCAATCAAGCTTGAAAAGCTCTGGTTTCTCCATAGGCCACCCAGCACAGAGCTTTCTGGTCTCCCATGGCCAGGAGACGAGTGTCACCAGTGCTCCTCAGAACCAAGCACTGCTATTTTGCTTAGAGCAAAGGGCACTGTAGCCCCACTGGACCTCAGCACGATGAACTATGTGCCATGGACCCTGAACTGCAAGCTAGTGGTTGCCTGGGTACTGCTGGTTGTGGCTGGAGGACATGCCCCTGGGCACAGTGGGTACCCACAGGGACTGGTACTTCCTGTGGGCTCACTGGCTCTAGAAGCAGGATGCACTGGGCAGAGTTGAATAGAAGTGGGAAAACCATAGAAGATGCTACAGCAGGCTCTTTGCTCCAGTCTCTTCTGCCACGGGTCTCAGCCACTCTCGGCTGAAGAGTGCTGCCCTGAACCAGAGCAGCCCATTTAACTCTTCTTGAGGCCAAATGCCAAGAATGGttgttttcagagcagaaacagaaatgatcCTTTTTCTTGGGGCACCTGGTTGTTATCTGCCAGCCCAAGCAAATATACTGGCACTGATGAGGCTGCAcctggaatcctgtgctcagttctgggtcccacactacaagagagaccttgaggtgctggagcagggctggagaagggcaatggagctggtgcagagcctggagcacaagagagatggggaagggctgagggacctggggggttcagtctggagaagggaaggctcaggggggacctgatggctcccttacaagtgcctgacaggaggatggagccaggaggggctgggctctgctcccaaggaacaagggatgagacaagaggaaacggcctcaagcgcaaccagggcaggtttagtttggatattaAGAACAATTTCTCCACCAAgagtcaggcactggaacaggctccccagggcagtggtgcagtcactgtccctgaaagtgttcacaaaccatgtagatgaggttAGttgtggccttggcagtgctggggaactgctggacttgatgatcttaaaaggtcttatccagcctggttgattctaGGATCCTTTGGACAGGAGGCAGCCTGAAGTCTACCATGGGCTGCCAGCCCCGTGCAAATCTGGGAAGAAGCTGCGAGTCATGAACAGCAGCGATCTGAAATTGTCCTCTGCCATCATTTGCCATTCTGCAGTTTGACAGCCTGACTGCCATGGCACAAGGAGCTAAACCCTTCACCCTGGCATAGATACCACCATGGCAAAGTGTAATGTGCCCCCCGCTTCTTGTCTCTGACATCACACACAAGCACAATCTCCTCAGCACCGAGCAGTGCTCGCGAACACCCTCTCCTGAGACCTGGGTACCAAAGCGCTGTGCACAGCGGAGGTGGTCCCCAGCACCCGGCAGTTCCTACTCACCGCACCCTGTAGTGTGCTGGCTGCGTCTCTCCTCTTTCCTGGATTCATTTTGCAGCCGGCTCGCTGGAAGAGGTATTGCACTTTTTCCAGTGCCTCCAGTCTACTGATCCGTTTCTCAATGGCAGCGAGAATCCTGCCAAGAGACAGGAAAGCAGCTGAGAAGGAGCTGCTCTGTCTTGCCCATGCCCTTTCCTGCTCTGCCATTCCCATCATCCCACTCCTGGTTGCTTTGCTgtggcagcacccacagcaaaTCCCAGCTGCCTGCCCAAGGCTCCAAACCCAGATTGCACCAATGTGTTCACAGCCTTCCACAAGTGAGGTTTGTTCACTTTCTCTCAGGGACCACGGGTCCTCTTCAGGAGCGAGCATTACTTGGCCTTTTCTTACCTCTCTCTCCTTGCCCTCTCTTCACTTGGCAACCTCTTTCTTTGCTCGTGCACCAGCCACTCTCGCAGCTGAGAAATGTGCAGCTCATCTGGCAGATCAGCAGCACCCTCTAATTCGTCCAGTTCTTGCCAAAGCTCGTGCTGAAAGGTGACATGGGTTGTGACTTACTGTTGCTGGACAAGTGTTCATGCCTCTGCATGCTGAGGCATCCCATGGGCTCAGGACAGTGCCCTGCTTCAGCCACGCAAGCAGGACAGAAGAGAAATGCTTCCCTCAGCACCCTGCATATTTGTATGGACCCTTCCTGCCCGTGCCCAGCCCTGCACGAGCTCACGTAGCAGCGAAGCCCTCACCTCTCCTGCACTGGCTACCTCCTCAGGATGCCACAAGCCCCTGTCACCATGCCACTGACCTGTGTCCATGAACACTGCACTTTGCCTACCTCCTCTCGCCTGAACATGTTCTCCGTATCCACCTTGAGCCTGACCAGATACTGCCTGTACTCATTGAACTGCTTCAAAGTGCAAACCACCTATGGAAAGATGAGGGCAGAAATCCCCCAGGAATTGTCAAGCCAGCTACTTGTGCTCCCAGGGATGTGAGCCCCACAGCCCCGTGCCATCCACCAGCAAGCAGTGGCTGCAGCAAGTGCTCTGGGAATCCCGCTTGATAGGGGCTGTTTTTATCAGCCCACCATTCAAACCTACTTTGCCATCATAGGTGATGCAACCCTTTCTCTTCAGCATCTGCAGGTGGTCCTTGCGATGGTGGTAGGCCTGCAGATGTGGGTCATGCAGGCTGTTGTATTCCATGTTCAGCAGGCGGCAGTAGGGATCTTCCAGGTTGAAAAAGCCTGAAGACTGGAAAAGCTGCAAGAGACAGTTTCCAGAGCatgaaggagggaggagagagcagCAAAGAAGTACCAACGGCTCTGCACCAGGGAGCCAGGAGCTTCCCTCTACCCCCAAGCACTGTCAGACTGAAGGGCTACCCCATAAAAATGGAGAGCTTTCCGACCCCTTCCCATTTCCTTTACCTTTGCCCCTAGTACTGCCCTGCAGAAGATAGGCTTGGTGCTGGGGTGCAGAGGGATCTTGACGCCGAGCGGCAGATCCAGCAGGTGAGTACGTCCTTCTGCCGGTAACGGTCTCCTGCTCCTGAGCTAAAAAGAGGGAGGCATCAGACATTACCTCCATAAACCTCCCACCCAGATGGCAGTTGCCAGAAAGGCTCTCAGAAGACTCCAACCAAGGGGAGTATCAAGAGCAGCCCAATcaaaagctgctctttgcttcCTCACAGCTCCCATCCCTTCCTCACCACCTCCCTCCTGCTTAGCCACAAGCTGGGCTGGGCAGAGAGGCCGGAATCCCTGAAAACCATTCCCAACCACTCTTGGacccctcccagctccctgaGCACATCAGAAAGCCCTAGAGCAGCCTCACATATCCTGGGCTGCTGGGCCAAGTCCTCACCATCAGCTTGTTACTCCTCTTTGCCCGCTTCCTCTCTGCGCTGGGCTGCATGTCTGTGCCTCCATGGCCAGCAGCGGGAGGGTGCTCCATGGCTATTCCAAGTGTTTTCCTGGGGCTGTAAGACTGCGCTGGCACATCTCACTCCAGAGGCACCCAGTGGCAGCCACCACAGATGCTGCTCTGTAAAGCAGTCGCCCCATTGTTCCATTGATGCGTTGCCATGCAACTGCCCGGCCACGCCAGGGCCTGCCTGAAGCCCATCTGGCCACACATTTGGAACACCCATTCATGTGCATGTGAATAGCATGAAACAGCACAAGAACAAATATGATCCTGCTCGGACAGGAGGCTTTGGACCAACTGTAGGCAGGGGCTGCTTTGGAAGCTGTGAGAGTGCCTGCAGTGCCTCCTGGCCCGAGTATATGCAGTTTCCTATGCAGGCACTAGAGCTGCATTTGTAGAGAAAGTCAGTCAAAACGGGTAGAAGCTTTACCATCAGCATGTGGGAATTAAGGCAATGCCCAAACCCAGGTCATAAATGAGCTCCTGAGATTTTATTGGGAAGACCAGATGGAGTTCCAGGAACCTTTGTTCCAGCACACACACGCCTTTTTGCCTTCTGGCAGGGGACAAAGCAGATAGCTGTGGGGAATGAAGGATGCCATAGATAGCCAGCATGTCCTGTATCTACACAACAGCCTGGGGGGACCAAGTCACCCTCGGACTCTCCCAGGAGGTAGCAGGCAGTGCCTGACATTCTGCATGGGTACAGGATGGCTCCTCTCCACCATGCTTTGCCTTCCCCTCCTTGCGCTTCCGTTGCCCTGTCCCTCTCACACATTCTTTCTGCTCTGCCAGGACTCCTCCACAGGCTGTAGACCTCAGAGGTACCATTGCTGCTGCCACAGAGCACCTCTGGCCTACAGCATGTCCCCTACCATGGGTCATGCTCCCCAGACTACTGCTGGCTCTATCACTACTGGCAATCCTGGCAGTATAGTTGGAGTtgatgatcttacaggtcttttccaacctagctggTTCTATGATTACCAGCACCCACATGGACCACTAGAAGCAGGTAgtagtcagtgggacttaccTAAACTGGGCAGTCTCTTGGCAACACCTCTGCTCCAAGCTCAGGGCAGGCATCACAGCTCCCCTGAGTGGGTCAGGt
This region includes:
- the FSIP2 gene encoding fibrous sheath-interacting protein 2 isoform X1; translated protein: MEHPPAAGHGGTDMQPSAERKRAKRSNKLMLRSRRPLPAEGRTHLLDLPLGVKIPLHPSTKPIFCRAVLGAKLFQSSGFFNLEDPYCRLLNMEYNSLHDPHLQAYHHRKDHLQMLKRKGCITYDGKVVCTLKQFNEYRQYLVRLKVDTENMFRREEHELWQELDELEGAADLPDELHISQLREWLVHEQRKRLPSEERARRERILAAIEKRISRLEALEKVQYLFQRAGCKMNPGKRRDAASTLQGAPSECAREAAPENISQLQVSLTEEEEELRDLAEDKVKTVMAQDQSHHASGKAPYRVKGRLFAVSSQAELLQVYMDLQDKTRLVAQEIVTAVLETLLEHLASSGPGARRASVVSKSGEEPAASSRASLQTCIDGMTVEAVDNVSSILSSFVGCCSFYKCLNCQDVSRPGSPRPLQQQIPGASEATSMQSPATVSRAEQQDAEIEYVRAVVLEVLETVKEMLKKKSKHMPRAPRRL
- the FSIP2 gene encoding fibrous sheath-interacting protein 2 isoform X2, translated to MEHPPAAGHGGTDMQPSAERKRAKRSNKLMLRSRRPLPAEGRTHLLDLPLGVKIPLHPSTKPIFCRAVLGAKLFQSSGFFNLEDPYCRLLNMEYNSLHDPHLQAYHHRKDHLQMLKRKGCITYDGKHELWQELDELEGAADLPDELHISQLREWLVHEQRKRLPSEERARRERILAAIEKRISRLEALEKVQYLFQRAGCKMNPGKRRDAASTLQGAPSECAREAAPENISQLQVSLTEEEEELRDLAEDKVKTVMAQDQSHHASGKAPYRVKGRLFAVSSQAELLQVYMDLQDKTRLVAQEIVTAVLETLLEHLASSGPGARRASVVSKSGEEPAASSRASLQTCIDGMTVEAVDNVSSILSSFVGCCSFYKCLNCQDVSRPGSPRPLQQQIPGASEATSMQSPATVSRAEQQDAEIEYVRAVVLEVLETVKEMLKKKSKHMPRAPRRL